From the genome of Ananas comosus cultivar F153 linkage group 18, ASM154086v1, whole genome shotgun sequence, one region includes:
- the LOC109724165 gene encoding 60S ribosomal protein L35-like: MARIKVHELRGKTKAELLAQLKDLKAELSLLRVAKVTGGAPNKLSKIKVVRVSIARVLTVISQKQKAALREAYKKKKYQPLDLRPKKTHAIRLRLTKHQASLKTEREKKREKYFPMRKYAIKA; the protein is encoded by the exons ATGG CGAGGATCAAGGTCCACGAGCTCCGGGGGAAGACGAAGGCGGAGCTCCTCGCCCAGTTGAAGGATCTCAAGGCGGAGCTCTCCCTCCTCCGCGTCGCCAAGGTCACCGGTGGCGCCCCCAACAAGCTCTCCAAGAT AAAGGTGGTGAGGGTTTCGATCGCGAGGGTGTTGACGGTGATCTCGCAGAAGCAAAAGGCGGCGCTGCGGGAGGCATACAAGAAGAAAAAGTACCAGCCGCTCGATCTCAGGCCCAAAAAGACTCACGCCATCCGACTCCGCCTCACCAAACACCAG GCGTCTTTGAAGACGGAAcgagagaagaagagggagaagtATTTTCCCATGAGGAAGTATGCAATCAAAGCATGA
- the LOC109723999 gene encoding uncharacterized protein LOC109723999, with protein sequence MINWELKNCCDRRQVVFIACIGVFIFVILALWRTVLLTPFKLITVFLHETSHALACKLTCGDVEGMQVHANEGGSTQTRGGIYWIILPAGYLGSSFWGMVFILASTNLLTTRIAAGCFILALFVVLFVAKNWTLRGLCIGFIIFLAIVWVLQETTKFRILRYVILFIGVMNSLFSVYDIYDDLISRRVHSSDAEKFAEICPCPCTGVGWGIIWGMISFVFLCGSIYLGLVILS encoded by the exons atgatcaatTGGGAGCTCAAAAACTGCTGCGATCGCCGTCAAGTGGTCTTCATCGCGTGCATTGGCGTGTTCATCTTCGTAATCCTCGCC TTGTGGAGGACGGTGTTGCTCACCCCGTTCAAGCTCATCACGGTGTTTCTTCACGAGACGAGTCATGCTCTCGCTTGTAAACTAACGTGCGGCGAT GTGGAGGGTATGCAGGTTCATGCCAACGAGGGTGGCAGTACTCAAACTCGTGGCGGCATCTATTGGATTATCTTGCCTGCTGGGT ATCTTGGTTCGTCATTTTGGGGAATGGTTTTTATACTTGCATCCACAAATCTTCTCACCACAAGAATTGCAGCCGGCTGCTTTATACTTGCATTATTTGTTGTCctttttgttgctaaaaat TGGACACTTCGAGGACTCTGTATAG GTTTTATCATATTTCTTGCCATCGTTTGGGTTTTGCAAGAAACTACAAAGTTCCGCATTCTTCGCTACGTCATCTTGTTCATAG GTGTGATGAACAGCTTATTTTCAGTTTATG ATATATATGATGATTTGATATCTCGAAGAGTGCACTCAAGCGATGCTGAGAAATTCGCCGAGATCTGTCCTTGCCCTTGTACTGGTGTTGGATGGGGAATTATATG GGGTATGATCTCATTTGTTTTTCTATGCGGATCCATTTACCTTGGGCTTGTCATTTTGTCTTAA
- the LOC109724323 gene encoding protein SODIUM POTASSIUM ROOT DEFECTIVE 2-like, which translates to MASLLFKDMKRKSFSCASPAAAAICTSIDRKSIFLPTTRSTPHHQRDLQKQKSYYPSSNNKPKSQNLSCSKNQSEKLIDLISPVDSSRHLLSSSRYLSDDSAFIDIFPHDSTPVSTLIPIDSSKFRAKREDDKVILRSSSTRSQDQVVALRVSIHCKGCAGKVRKHISKMEGVTSFDIDLATKKVTVAGEVTPLGVLNSVSKVKHAQFWQSPPRASASF; encoded by the exons ATGGCTTCTCTTCTCTTCAAAGACATGAAGAGAAAGAGCTTCTCCTGTGCATCACCTGCCGCCGCCGCTATTTGCACGAGCATCGATCGAAAGTCCATCTTTCTCCCTACAACTCGAAGCACGCCTCATCATCAAAGAGATTTGCAGAAACAAAAGTCTTATTATCCCTCCTCCAATAACAAACCTAAAAGCCAAAACCTCAGCTGCAGCAAGAATCAGTCAGAAAAGCTCATTGATCTCATAAGCCCCGTCGATTCGTCTCGCCACCTACTTAGCTCTTCGCGGTACCTATCGGACGACTCGGCCTTTATTGATATATTTCCTCATGACTCCACTCCTGTGAGTACTTTAATACCGATTGATTCGTCAAAGTTTCGAGCAAAAAGAGAGGATGACAAAGTTATTTTGAGATCATCTTCTACAAGATCTCAAGACCAG GTTGTGGCATTgagggtctccatacattgCAAGGGCTGCGCAGGAAAGGTGAGGAAGCATATATCCAAGATGGAAG GGGTTACATCCTTCGACATAGACTTGGCAACGAAAAAGGTGACGGTGGCCGGAGAAGTCACGCCTTTGGGTGTTCTCAACAGCGTCTCGAAAGTAAAGCACGCGCAGTTCTGGCAATCGCCACCGCGGGCCTCAGCTTCATTCTAA
- the LOC109724164 gene encoding dirigent protein 24-like, whose translation MAKQLASTPTTLKGAFYLMLLLFVMARSASARMLDEQHVGPVTTPVAAPPPSDSIPAPADPPTDPADSPSQPDPASADPAASPAEPNAAAAQPAAAPAQPNAAATPPQPVGTSQQSDHPLTFFMHDILGGSKPSARIVTGLVANTAANGQLPFSRPNKDIFPIQGALPLPSGVNNVINSNNAPYVAGLGGTTTTIIQNNGNAAANGGSNALPFVNGANLPSGATLQNLLFGTTTVFDDEITEGHEIGTGMIGRAQGFYVASSQDGTSKTLVLTAVFEGEGGEYADTISFFGVHRTAAPESHIAVIGGTGKYEDAKGFAAVQTLQPADSHTTDGVETLLQFSVHLL comes from the coding sequence ATGGCGAAGCAACTTGCCTCGACGCCCACCACACTCAAAGGAGCATTCTATCTGATGCTCTTGCTGTTTGTAATGGCTCGCTCAGCTTCGGCTCGAATGCTCGATGAGCAGCATGTTGGGCCGGTAACCACACCGGTTGCAGCACCGCCACCTTCCGACTCGATCCCAGCCCCTGCTGACCCACCCACCGACCCCGCAGATTCACCGTCTCAGCCAGACCCCGCATCAGCGGATCCCGCAGCCTCACCAGCTGAGCCAAACGCTGCAGCAGCACAGCCTGCAGCTGCACCAGCTCAGCCAAATGCTGCGGCGACGCCACCACAGCCGGTTGGGACATCTCAACAGTCTGACCACCCGTTGACCTTCTTCATGCACGACATCCTTGGCGGGTCGAAGCCCTCCGCGCGCATTGTAACGGGCCTTGTGGCAAACACTGCGGCCAACGGGCAGCTCCCCTTCTCGAGACCCAACAAGGACATTTTCCCAATCCAGGGTGCCCTTCCCCTCCCCAGTGGCGTCAACAACGTCATCAACAGCAACAACGCACCCTATGTCGCAGGCCTCGGtggcaccaccaccaccataaTTCAAAACAATGGCAACGCCGCTGCCAACGGCGGGAGCAACGCCCTTCCGTTTGTCAACGGGGCAAACCTGCCGTCGGGGGCCACACTCCAGAACCTTCTGTTCGGGACGACCACCGTGTTCGATGATGAGATCACGGAGGGGCATGAGATCGGGACCGGCATGATTGGGCGTGCGCAGGGGTTCTACGTGGCAAGCTCACAGGATGGGACGAGCAAGACGCTGGTGCTCACCGCCGTGTTTGAAGGGGAGGGAGGGGAGTACGCGGACACCATCAGCTTCTTCGGAGTGCACCGCACCGCCGCTCCCGAGTCGCACATCGCCGTCATTGGTGGCACCGGGAAGTACGAGGATGCCAAGGGATTTGCAGCCGTTCAGACGCTTCAACCGGCAGATTCACACACAACCGACGGCGTGGAGACACTTCTCCAGTTCTCCGTTCACCTTCTGTAA
- the LOC109724163 gene encoding UDP-glucuronic acid decarboxylase 1-like, which translates to MKQLHKQPSLHHHHGQIPSPSPAPVTKPSKHHHHHHRSFPRSVVSYLLREHRLLFLLAGALIASSFFLLHPSSLSLSSSPLHPSSLALLPSSSIRGVVHGGAGGRRIPVGLRKRPMRIVVTGGAGFVGSHLVDRLLDRGDSVIVVDNFFTGRKENVVHHFGNHRFELIRHDVVDPILLEVDQIYHLACPASPVHYKHNPIKTIKTNVMGTLNMLGLAKRIGARFLLTSTSEVYGDPLEHPQKETYWGHVNPIGVRSCYDEGKRTAETLTMDYHRGAGVEVRIARIFNTYGPRMCLDDGRVVSNFVAQALRKQPMTVYGDGKQTRSFQYVSDLVDGLVALMESDHIGPFNLGNPGEFTMLELAQVVKETIDPSATIEFRPNTADDPHMRKPDITKAKQLLNWEPKIPLRQGLPLMMSDFQKRILDEK; encoded by the exons ATGAAGCAACTCCACAAGCAACCGAGCCTGCACCACCACCATGGCCAGATCCCTTCCCCCTCCCCAGCTCCGGTGACCAAACCCTCgaagcaccaccaccaccaccaccgctcCTTCCCCCGCTCCGTCGTCTCCTACCTCCTCCGCGAGCaccgcctcctcttcctcctcgccgGAGCCCTCATcgcctcctccttcttcctcctccacccctcctccctctccctctcctcctccccgctCCACCCCTcctccctcgccctcctcccctcctcctccatccGTGGCGTCGTCCATGGCGGAGCAGGGGGGCGGAGGATTCCGGTGGGGCTGCGGAAGCGGCCGATGCGGATCGTGGTGACGGGTGGGGCGGGGTTCGTGGGGAGCCACCTCGTGGATAGGTTGCTGGACAGGGGAGATAGCGTGATCGTCGTCGACAACTTCTTCACCGGGAGGAAGGAGAACGTCGTGCACCACTTCGGCAACCACCGATTCGAGCTCATCCGCCACGACGTCGTCGACCCCATCCTCCTCGAGGTCGACCAGATCTACCACCTCGCCTGCCCCGCCTCCCCCGTCCACTACAAGCATAACCCCATCAAGACCATC AAGACAAATGTAATGGGAACCTTGAATATGTTGGGCCTAGCAAAGAGGATTGGAGCCCGATTCTTGTTGACAAGTACCAGTGAGGTCTACGGTGATCCACTTGAGCATCCTCAGAAGGAGACATATTGGGGCCATGTTAATCCTATAG GTGTTAGGAGCTGTTATGATGAAGGGAAAAGAACAGCGGAAACTTTGACTATGGATTACCATCGCGGCGCTGGTGTTGAG GTGCGAATTGCACGTATATTCAACACATATGGGCCTCGCATGTGCTTGGATGATGGCCGTGTAGTTAGCAATTTTGTTGCACAG GCCTTGCGTAAACAACCTATGACTGTCTATGGTGATGGAAAACAAACTCGAAGTTTCCAATATGTTTCAGATCTG GTTGATGGGTTAGTAGCGCTGATGGAAAGCGACCATATTGGACCTTTCAATTTGGGGAATCCTGGGGAGTTCACCATGTTGGAGCTTGCCCAA GTGGTGAAAGAGACGATAGACCCGAGTGCGACGATCGAGTTCAGACCCAACACTGCAGATGACCCGCACATGAGGAAACCTGATATAACTAAGGCGAAACAGCTTCTGAACTGGGAGCCGAAGATTCCATTACGGCAAGGGCTTCCGTTGATGATGTCGGATTTCCAGAAACGTATCTTAGATGAAAAATGA
- the LOC109724001 gene encoding protein SLOW GREEN 1, chloroplastic-like — protein sequence MESLCRSPLSPNKPLLSSRPVVFSKTPLLLLSPFPSKPPPLPLRASHRSPAPSPKTLDPFLSLLRPVAALAVAAFLLARFPNHPRAAAAAAATAAVSFSPSTTVHAETFPSSSSSSSSSFSSSSSESSALVDPEKERLLEERLASHPDDADALRALMELKIKAGKLPDAIAIVDRLILLDPSDADLPLLKYHLYCSNGDAAVARRGFEELLEKDPLLVEAYHGLILASSQSGNPEELDLIAKRIEGAMEACKKEKRKDDLRDFKLLTAQIKVIQGKYEDSLKIYGDLAREEPSDFRPYLCQGIVYSLLMKKDEAEKQFEKYRRLVPKGHPYGRFFDDGMIAMKVFGQIEENRRKDALKS from the coding sequence ATGGAGTCGCTGTGCCGATCCCCTCTCTCTCCGAACaaacccctcctctcctcccgcCCCGTCGTCTTCTCCAAaactcccctcctcctcctttcaCCCTTCCCCTCCAAACCCCCTCCTCTTCCCCTCCGCGCCTCGCACCGCTCCCCCGCACCctcccccaaaaccctagaccccttcctctccctcctcagACCCGTCGCCGCactcgccgtcgccgccttccTCCTCGCTCGCTTCCCCAACCATCcccgagccgccgccgccgccgccgccaccgcggcGGTCTCCTTCTCCCCCTCCACCACCGTCCATGCGGAGaccttcccctcctcctcctcctcctcctcctcctccttctcctcctcctcaagtGAATCGTCGGCCCTCGTCGATCCCGAAAAGGAGCGGCTCCTCGAGGAGCGCCTCGCCTCCCACCCGGACGACGCCGACGCGCTCCGTGCTCTAATGGAGCTCAAGATCAAGGCCGGTAAGCTCCCCGACGCCATCGCCATCGTCGACCGCCTCATCCTCCTCGATCCCAGCGACGCAGACCTCCCCCTCCTCAAATACCACCTCTACTGCTCCAATGGCGACGCCGCGGTGGCGAGGCGAGGCTTCGAGGAGCTCCTGGAGAAGGATCCGCTGCTCGTCGAGGCCTATCATGGCCTCATACTGGCCTCCTCCCAATCAGGGAACCCTGAGGAACTAGATCTCATCGCAAAGAGAATTGAGGGCGCCATGGAAGCgtgcaagaaggagaagagaaaggatGATTTGAGGGACTTCAAGCTACTGACGGCGCAGATTAAGGTTATACAGGGGAAGTACGAAGATTCGCTCAAGATCTACGGTGATTTGGCGAGGGAGGAGCCGAGTGATTTCCGGCCCTACCTGTGTCAGGGGATTGTGTATAGCTTGTTGATGAAGAAGGATGAGGCGGAGAAGCAGTTCGAGAAGTATCGAAGGCTTGTTCCGAAGGGGCATCCTTACGGCCGCTTCTTCGATGACGGTATGATAGCTATGAAAGTGTTTGGGCAGATAGAAGAAAATAGACGAAAGGATGCTTTGAAGAGTTGA
- the LOC109724002 gene encoding uncharacterized protein LOC109724002 produces the protein MAIGDHSPASYIRLVQHLIERCLLFEMSMEECAEALAKHADIKPAVTSTVWKELEKENKEFFEAYGRRRARGVNGVNAE, from the exons ATGGCGATCGGAGACCACTCCCCCGCTTCCTACATCAGATTG GTGCAGCACCTGATCGAGCGGTGCCTCCTCTTCGAGATGAGCATGGAGGAGTGCGCGGAGGCGCTCGCGAAGCACGCCGACATCAAACCCGCAGTCACCTCCACAG TGTGGAAGGAGCTGGAGAAGGAGAACAAGGAGTTCTTCGAAGCGTACGGACGGAGAAGAGCGAGAGGTGTTAATGGTGTGAATGCGGAGTAG
- the LOC109723998 gene encoding uncharacterized protein LOC109723998 — protein MYQSIRSRRREEIDGGKGMFQFRKQPSASEVQVGSSYRCGSSTEGTSFAPEFDRSSLMKTSGLPIKMLIEEEVSKKAQTRHSPPSVIARLMGLDTVPSSHLSHSQRKNVQRYVHSPSSVGSEERHVFSEDLSRRRSTDELPELKDVFEVMESSELKACKNQKNRKGRVSSRHKETDVDFIRQKFMDAKRLSTDEQSSKEFDDAIEVLESNKDLLLDFLDEPNSLFTKHLHDLNCSPPPQASHITILKPSRCMKSSKPAMLSKLGRDTEILRENPKEFRNLCRKPAIRPESDCFSELSGSQTCKLPKSTYEEKIGAHSHPTRIVVLKPSLEKAQNMEGAIPLTHEIFQSGYRRPMHFSCPGAQELFSEGTIRPDLSDGFELALGPKARGSREIAREITKQMRKTVHRGGAKKVSQILPHMDMIDNPDVFQRSSDLHDDWNPRLSPSSTYSSASSVSREARKRLSERWKMTHQFQDAKTLARGSSTLADMLALPDRDVQKAMKASNQTRASSAGPTSKDGWKDGNLIGSPISKSLPASSSSRRSPECRKRKESGQLRDYRVVENLPNINLDDFADGSFIKQGRSEIRSSMYHFDKACLGSAAEDEILLPEREIHVSSEELRKSIHVKNLSRQEFMHPTLSIDALREGDQQLVDISLVTECQDGTCMLTTQAKQVQQQLGSAIVVGDENIITSDLDGLVLDEERVDHPLVDPILSPFKAPQPASPVSSNEGEPSPVSVLDTSLEEENSSSACFERISTDLQELRMQLQLLKLESADTYAEESELFIVSDEESVGESQPLCPTGEIIQTFRNEEERDFSYLLDMLIDLNVHLTNQDGQLSSCYLLDSPLGPGVFGKLEKKYSGLILWSRSERKLLFDLINTILADVVSSKLDLVSRGVSKWHAPKWDREGLVEEVWQRVVSRRRDIGCCKEGKVLELEWLDSEGGVEIVGRDMASMLCDELIEELIANFR, from the exons ATGTACCAAAGTATCAGATCGCGGAGAAGAGAGGAGATCGACGGCGGAAAAG GAATGTTTCAGTTTAGGAAGCAACCAAGTGCCTCAGAGGTGCAGGTGGGTTCTTCTTATCGCTGTGGCTCGTCAACAGAAGGAACTTCT TTTGCTCCGGAGTTCGATAGAAGTTCATTAATGAAAACCTCAGGGTTGCCAATCAAAATGCTAATTGAGGAAGAAGTGTCCAAAAAAGCGCAAACTAGGCACTCCCCACCAAGTGTTATTGCTAGACTGATGGGTCTTGACACCGTTCCATCTTCTCATCTATCCCACAGCCAGCGCAAGAACGTTCAAAGATATGTGCACTCGCCATCATCTGTAGGTTCTGAAGAGAGGCATGTTTTCTCTGAAGATCTTTCTCGCAGAAGAAGCACTGATGAACTCCCAGAGTTAAAAGATGTTTTTGAAGTAATGGAATCATCAGAGTTGAAGGCCTGCAAGAAtcagaaaaatagaaaagggAGAGTGAGCTCTAGACATAAGGAGACTGACGTGGACTTTATAAGGCAAAAATTTATGGATGCAAAGCGTCTCTCTACTGATGAACAAAGCTCTAAAGAGTTTGACGATGCAATTGAAGTACTGGAATCTAATAAGGATCTTTTATTGGACTTTCTCGATGAACCGAACTCTTTATTCACGAAGCACCTCCACGATCTAAATTGCTCTCCTCCCCCCCAGGCAAGCCACATCACAATTCTGAAACCATCTAGATGTATGAAGTCTTCAAAGCCAGCAATGCTTTCTAAATTAGGAAGAGATACTGAGATATTGAGAGAAAACCCAAAAGAATTTAGGAACCTTTGTAGAAAGCCTGCAATTAGACCCGAAAGTGACTGTTTTAGTGAGCTCTCTGGTTCTCAAACATGTAAATTGCCAAAATCAACTTATGAGGAAAAAATTGGAGCTCACAGTCATCCAACTCGGATTGTTGTGTTGAAACCTAGCCTTGAGAAAGCTCAAAATATGGAAGGAGCTATTCCATTAACCCACGAGATCTTTCAATCTGGCTACAGAAGGCCCATGCACTTCTCATGTCCTGGGGCTCAGGAATTGTTTTCAGAAGGAACTATTCGGCCAGATTTGTCTGACGGTTTCGAATTAGCTCTGGGGCCCAAAGCAAGGGGCTCGAGAGAAATTGCAAGAGAGATCACAAAGCAAATGAGAAAAACCGTACACCGTGGTGGTGCTAAAAAGGTATCACAGATTTTGCCTCACATGGATATGATCGACAATCCAGACGTGTTTCAGAGATCTAGTGACTTGCATGATGATTGGAACCCGAGACTCAGCCCGTCTTCAACATATTCAAGTGCATCATCAGTTAGCAGAGAAGCTAGAAAGCGCTTGTCTGAAAGATGGAAGATGACCCACCAATTCCAAGATGCAAAGACTCTTGCTAGAGGCTCAAGCACGCTAGCTGATATGCTCGCTTTACCTGATAGGGATGTGCAGAAGGCTATGAAAGCTTCAAATCAGACACGGGCTTCCTCTGCTGGTCCTACCAGTAAGGATGGTTGGAAGGATGGCAACTTGATCGGTTCACCAATTTCGAAGTCTCTTCCAGCTTCATCAAGCAGTCGAAGGAGTCCAGaatgcaggaaaagaaaagaaagtggCCAACTTAGGGATTATCGTGTAGTTGAAAACTTACCCAATATTAATCTTGATGATTTTGCTGATGGTAGCTTTATTAAACAAGGAAGATCAGAAATAAGAAGTTCAATGTATCATTTTGACAAAGCTTGTTTGGGTAGCGCGGCTGAAGATGAAATTTTGTTGCCTGAACGGGAGATTCATGTGAGCTCTGAAGAATTGAGGAAAAGTATTCATGTGAAAAATCTTTCTCGACAGGAATTCATGCATCCCACACTCTCTATCGATGCCTTAAGGGAAGGAGATCAGCAGCTTGTTGACATTTCTTTGGTTACTGAATGTCAAGATGGAACCTGCATGTTGACCACACAAGCAAAACAGGTGCAGCAACAGCTTGGATCAGCAATAGTTGTGGGGGATGAGAACATTATTACTTCTGATCTGGATGGCTTGGTACTAGAT GAAGAGAGAGTTGATCACCCTCTGGTTGACCCCATACTATCCCCATTCAAGGCGCCGCAACCAGCATCACCGGTAAGCTCCAACGAAGGTGAACCAAGTCCAGTATCTGTTCTAGACACTTCTTTAGAAGAAGAAAATTCTTCTTCAGCCTGCTTCGAGAGAATTAGCACTGATCTTCAAG AGCTCCGAATGCAACTTCAACTTCTCAAGCTTGAGTCTGCAGACACTTATGCAGAAGAATCAGAGCTTTTTATAGTAAGCGATGAGGAGAGTGTGGGAGAGAGTCAGCCTCTGTGTCCAACAGGAGAGATCATTCAAACTTTCCGAAATGAAGAGGAGAGAGACTTCTCTTACCTACTCGACATGCTTATAGATTTGAATGTCCACCTTACAAACCAGGATGGGCAACTCAGTTCATGCTACTTGCTGGACTCCCCACTGGGACCAGGTGTCTTCGGCAAGCTTGAAAAGAAGTACAGTGGGCTTATTTTGTGGTCAAGATCAGAGAGGAAGCTGTTATTCGATCTAATAAATACTATTCTTGCTGATGTGGTTTCCTCAAAATTGGATCTCGTCTCGCGCGGGGTTTCTAAGTGGCATGCGCCCAAATGGGACCGAGAGGGTCTTGTGGAAGAGGTGTGGCAAAGAGTCGTTAGTCGAAGGAGGGATATAGGATGCTGCAAGGAGGGGAAAGTTTTGGAATTAGAGTGGTTGGATTCTGAAGGTGGTGTTGAGATTGTCGGAAGAGATATGGCGAGCATGTTATGTGATGAACTAATTGAAGAACTCATTGCTAACTTCCGATAG